The proteins below are encoded in one region of Podarcis raffonei isolate rPodRaf1 chromosome 8, rPodRaf1.pri, whole genome shotgun sequence:
- the LOC128420305 gene encoding atherin-like gives MAASSQMDNASQEKRTVEAIHQGDQSWFSPVTSSELQLKCVKIISFTQKRRERQTSAFAAAAACPARAAAKRRRRDAVLRDLRPPAAAAPSQWLRRGAGLPAAERAPRGRALGACRQPPPPRHLGSLRGPSPPPACSAARSACSSSASTWRRRGGQRGAPRGLAPGRPPPTSPPGSGASSAALLSWGRSSAQPSTPEEEEESGPLGKEDVSISSAEREGGFPPGHPPPMHSVALID, from the exons ATGGCTGCCTCTTCCCAGATGGATAATGCTTCCCAAGAAAAGAGAACGGTGGAG GCCATCCATCAGGGCGACCAGAGTTGGTTCAGTCCTGTAACCAGCTCTGAACTCCAACTGAAATGTGTCAAGATAATCAGTTTCACCCAAAA GCGGCGGGAGAGGCAGACTTCCGctttcgccgccgccgccgcctgcccgGCCAGAGCAGCGGCGAAGAGGCGGAGGCGGGACGCGGTGCTCCGTGACCTCCGACCGCCGGCAGCAGCAGCGCCTTCCCAGTGGCTGCGGCGCGGCGCCGGGCTGCCGGCTGCCGAGAGAGCCCCGCGTGGCCGTGCGCTTGGCGCCTGcaggcagccgccgccgccgcggcatCTGGGCTCCCTCCGAGGGCCCAGCCCGCCGCCCGCCTGCTCAGCCGCCCGGTCCGCCTGTAGCAGCAGCGCCTCGACGTGGCGGAGAAGAGGCGGGCAGCGGGGCGCGCCGAGGGGACTGGCGCCgggacgccccccccccacttccccgcCAGGCAGCGGCGCTTCCTCGGCTGCCCTTCTCAGCTGGGGTAGAAGTTCTGCTCAGCCAAGCACtccggaggaagaggaagaaagcgGACCTTTAGGAAAGGAGGATGTGAGCATCTCGAGTGCAGAAAGAGAAGGTGGATTTCCTCCCGgccatcccccccccatgcattctgtagcattgattgattga